A single window of Meiothermus sp. DNA harbors:
- a CDS encoding nitrous oxide reductase family maturation protein NosD, producing the protein MTPPGNDPPPRVIYVRAGATGGNGGEEKPFGSIAQAVQAAPPGSTIRVAAGTYRESVRITKPLTLIGEPGATIKGSDVFTGWTREGNYWVRAYTPGFNRILRGECRLGSNARCKLPDQVFIDGEPLFQETLLSEVGPGDFFVGDGKIYLGSDPTNRTVEVTNRYRWIEGVNRVGDVRISGFVFRHAGVDAQHGGIFDGGGPRWIIENNDVAYAHGAGIETNGDGAQVLNNLIHHNGQLGLAGDTGVGMVIRGNKVYRNNTEDFSTDWEAGGSKWALVKNLLVEDNESYENLGSGFWCDIHCDGVVFRNNRLHHNWKAGLQYEVSKNCTIEGNQAWENGFGYPLWGWGAGILVQNSSSCVVRNNLVAWNADGISVVQQIRDDHNATEVSNVRVENNLIAVKAIGVLDYALGWLSDTDNRTLYSNGTNSGDSNRFFREPTVTAQNVTHRVNYAWAGEISDIDRFRTTPGGGGNSQEIGRTELENVLRAANLPLQPERSSP; encoded by the coding sequence GTGACACCTCCCGGCAACGACCCGCCCCCCCGGGTTATCTATGTGCGGGCCGGAGCGACGGGCGGGAATGGCGGCGAGGAGAAGCCCTTTGGCTCTATTGCACAGGCTGTGCAGGCCGCCCCACCGGGTTCTACCATCCGGGTAGCGGCGGGTACCTACCGCGAGAGCGTACGGATTACCAAACCCCTCACCCTGATCGGCGAGCCCGGCGCAACCATCAAGGGTTCCGACGTTTTTACGGGCTGGACGCGGGAAGGCAACTACTGGGTTCGGGCCTACACGCCTGGCTTCAACCGGATTCTTAGGGGAGAGTGTCGCCTAGGCAGTAACGCACGCTGTAAGCTACCCGACCAGGTTTTTATAGACGGAGAGCCCTTGTTTCAGGAAACCCTTTTGAGCGAGGTGGGGCCGGGGGACTTCTTTGTAGGGGATGGCAAAATTTATCTGGGCAGCGATCCTACCAACCGTACTGTCGAGGTTACCAACCGCTACCGCTGGATTGAAGGGGTCAACCGGGTGGGGGATGTTCGCATCTCAGGTTTTGTTTTTCGGCATGCTGGAGTAGATGCCCAGCACGGCGGTATTTTCGATGGAGGCGGGCCGCGTTGGATCATCGAAAACAACGACGTGGCCTATGCGCATGGGGCGGGCATAGAAACCAACGGAGATGGTGCTCAGGTGCTGAACAACCTGATTCATCACAACGGTCAGCTAGGGCTCGCAGGCGATACCGGTGTTGGCATGGTTATCCGAGGCAATAAGGTTTACCGTAACAACACCGAAGATTTCAGTACCGACTGGGAAGCCGGGGGCAGCAAATGGGCGCTGGTCAAAAATTTGCTGGTCGAGGATAACGAGTCGTATGAAAACCTCGGTTCGGGTTTTTGGTGCGACATTCATTGCGATGGGGTAGTTTTCCGCAACAACCGCTTGCACCACAACTGGAAAGCCGGCCTCCAGTACGAGGTCAGCAAAAACTGTACCATCGAGGGGAACCAGGCCTGGGAAAATGGTTTTGGATATCCGCTTTGGGGTTGGGGCGCAGGTATTTTGGTGCAAAACTCCTCGAGCTGTGTGGTAAGAAACAACCTGGTAGCCTGGAATGCCGATGGGATATCGGTAGTCCAGCAGATCCGGGACGACCACAACGCCACCGAGGTAAGCAATGTGCGGGTAGAAAACAACCTTATTGCCGTAAAAGCCATCGGTGTGCTGGACTACGCCCTGGGATGGCTTAGCGACACCGATAACCGCACGCTATACAGCAACGGCACCAACTCCGGCGATAGCAACCGTTTTTTCCGCGAGCCCACCGTAACCGCCCAGAACGTAACACACCGGGTCAACTATGCCTGGGCGGGCGAGATATCCGACATTGATCGCTTCAGAACAACCCCGGGCGGAGGTGGTAATAGCCAGGAAATCGGTCGTACAGAGCTGGAAAATGTCCTCCGTGCTGCGAACCTGCCCTTACAACCCGAACGCAGCAGCCCTTGA
- the opgC gene encoding OpgC domain-containing protein codes for MLEIPKCSKHHHPPLRGAQTGSHHLGAESAFAKEPTYALLYGKPKIALDANRMYCMQSWHYPSTSKRDLRIDWLRGFALFVMVIDHVGGEASLFYSLTGRAQFYISAAEGFYFISGLTLGILAARQGLHRSLEHILMRTWVLYRTTVLICLGSVLASYVGLEVWYDDWDKSQNLLEFAVGAITLYNDYNGSGILALYVFFMLLTPLALFFMFRGYTWAVLLASVATYIISQTYPETVEVPISTLFFEAPWQLLFFGGLIIGFHREDLARLWSQNRMLRDGISLAVMLAAVLFIVVKVRGLWPQLDHWVVGSEPQQKLVWPRLLLVALYLQAFYLLITWFWKPLYRLTGWLLIPLGSASLWTFTWHLLIMLPLYNLLDYPALSSNIWLGTGFHFLILLVILGSILLYRRWRSRAAAFGL; via the coding sequence ATGTTGGAAATTCCAAAGTGCAGCAAACACCATCACCCCCCATTGCGAGGAGCCCAAACAGGATCGCATCATCTTGGGGCCGAGTCCGCGTTTGCGAAAGAACCAACCTACGCCCTCCTTTACGGCAAACCAAAAATCGCACTTGATGCCAATAGAATGTACTGCATGCAGTCCTGGCATTACCCGAGCACCTCCAAACGGGATTTAAGAATAGACTGGCTGCGCGGGTTCGCTCTATTTGTGATGGTGATCGACCATGTGGGGGGCGAGGCTTCGCTGTTTTATTCGCTGACCGGACGAGCCCAGTTTTATATCAGCGCGGCTGAGGGGTTCTATTTTATTTCGGGCCTAACCTTAGGCATCCTGGCAGCGCGCCAAGGCTTACACCGCTCCCTCGAGCACATCCTAATGCGCACCTGGGTCTTGTACCGAACCACGGTTCTAATCTGCTTGGGCTCTGTGCTGGCCAGCTATGTGGGCCTCGAGGTCTGGTACGACGACTGGGATAAGTCGCAAAACTTGCTCGAGTTCGCCGTAGGGGCTATCACCCTCTACAACGACTACAACGGCTCCGGCATCCTGGCGCTTTACGTATTTTTTATGCTGCTCACCCCGCTGGCTTTATTTTTCATGTTTCGCGGCTACACCTGGGCGGTGCTGCTGGCCAGCGTGGCCACGTATATCATCAGCCAAACTTACCCCGAAACCGTAGAAGTACCCATCAGCACCTTGTTTTTCGAGGCTCCCTGGCAGCTCTTGTTTTTTGGGGGCCTGATCATCGGCTTTCACCGCGAAGACCTAGCCCGCCTCTGGTCTCAAAACCGGATGCTGCGCGACGGGATCAGTTTGGCAGTGATGTTAGCGGCGGTCTTGTTCATTGTGGTAAAGGTCAGGGGCCTGTGGCCTCAGCTCGACCATTGGGTGGTAGGCAGCGAGCCCCAACAAAAGCTCGTCTGGCCTCGGCTGCTTCTGGTTGCTTTGTACCTTCAGGCTTTTTACCTGCTCATCACCTGGTTCTGGAAACCCCTCTACAGGCTTACCGGCTGGCTGCTGATTCCGCTGGGTTCGGCCTCACTATGGACGTTCACCTGGCATCTGCTGATTATGCTGCCGCTTTATAACCTGCTCGACTACCCCGCGCTCAGTTCGAATATATGGTTGGGCACAGGATTTCACTTTCTTATTCTGCTGGTGATTCTGGGCTCAATTCTGCTATACCGGCGCTGGCGTTCAAGGGCTGCTGCGTTCGGGTTGTAA
- a CDS encoding O-antigen ligase family protein, with translation MLKLFVLSMAFIFLGYTLMGKGFAYLGVAPLFVAELVLLLGLLVAFLNPSILRRAFTWPVVLVVPFVFWSMLQTLPYLGEYGLNALRDAALWGYALFAFLIYGLILKNHAVFFMLIRYYRSFALWFPLLVIPGVLVDLFNLPLPHVPGSTVPLLALKFGDVGVHLAGVVVFVLLGLVLSWRWMVVHAPLWVLSVTAVLGFTASANRGGTLAFVMAAFTALLAIFPKINARIVGFGVGFVLSVGVFALGSLVFFSSTQLVGSRSVSLEQITTNLVSIVLQTDTDAGNVNANRRWRIMWWEKIIGYTVQGPYFWTGKGYGINLATDDGFQVDRQESLRSPHNSHMTILARSGVPGLTLWLLLLLGWAWVVLKSGLRAHRNQDPLWARLFLWMFCYWLAFLVNASFDVFLEGPMGGVPFWLLMGLGFAATVVYANPSSRAQLAKALGARPAAGLPAYTAG, from the coding sequence ATGCTAAAGCTTTTTGTTCTATCGATGGCCTTTATTTTTTTGGGCTATACCCTGATGGGTAAAGGTTTTGCTTACCTGGGTGTGGCGCCGCTATTTGTGGCAGAGTTGGTTTTGCTGCTGGGCCTCCTGGTGGCTTTTTTGAACCCCAGCATCCTGCGCCGGGCCTTTACCTGGCCGGTGGTGCTGGTGGTGCCTTTTGTCTTTTGGAGTATGTTGCAAACCCTACCCTACCTGGGCGAGTACGGCCTCAATGCCTTGCGCGATGCGGCTCTTTGGGGCTATGCCCTTTTTGCTTTTCTGATTTACGGCTTAATCCTCAAAAACCACGCGGTTTTTTTTATGCTTATTCGGTACTACCGCAGTTTTGCCCTGTGGTTTCCGTTGCTGGTCATACCGGGTGTATTGGTAGATTTGTTCAACCTGCCCTTGCCCCATGTTCCGGGGAGCACGGTTCCCTTGCTGGCACTGAAGTTTGGCGATGTTGGGGTGCATCTGGCCGGTGTGGTGGTGTTTGTGTTGTTGGGCTTGGTTCTGAGCTGGCGCTGGATGGTGGTGCATGCCCCGCTTTGGGTACTGAGCGTAACCGCCGTGCTGGGTTTTACCGCCTCGGCCAACCGAGGGGGAACCTTGGCATTTGTGATGGCTGCTTTTACGGCTCTCTTGGCGATATTTCCCAAAATCAATGCCCGGATAGTAGGTTTTGGGGTAGGTTTTGTGCTCAGTGTGGGCGTGTTCGCCCTGGGTTCGTTGGTGTTTTTTTCCTCTACCCAGCTGGTGGGCTCGAGGTCTGTGAGCCTCGAGCAGATCACCACCAACCTGGTAAGCATTGTGCTGCAAACCGATACCGATGCCGGAAATGTTAATGCCAACCGCCGCTGGCGCATTATGTGGTGGGAGAAAATCATCGGCTATACCGTCCAAGGCCCCTATTTCTGGACTGGAAAAGGGTACGGCATCAACCTGGCCACCGACGACGGCTTCCAGGTGGATCGGCAGGAGTCTTTGCGCAGCCCACACAACAGCCATATGACCATTCTGGCCCGCTCGGGTGTTCCGGGCCTGACGCTTTGGTTGCTGCTTTTGCTGGGGTGGGCCTGGGTTGTGCTGAAGTCGGGCCTCCGGGCGCATAGAAACCAAGACCCCCTTTGGGCAAGGTTGTTTTTGTGGATGTTTTGTTACTGGCTGGCGTTTTTGGTCAATGCAAGCTTTGATGTGTTCCTGGAAGGCCCCATGGGCGGTGTGCCTTTCTGGTTGTTGATGGGTTTGGGTTTTGCCGCCACGGTGGTGTATGCCAACCCCTCGAGCCGAGCGCAACTGGCCAAGGCCCTGGGAGCCAGGCCTGCGGCAGGGTTGCCGGCTTATACCGCTGGGTAA
- a CDS encoding polysaccharide deacetylase family protein: MEPYTLSLQALRKLLFGGFGLLKPWLSGPRKVVLAYHSVCPSRLFYNLTPTAVFEDHLAWLAFNCEVVGFDELALPYSGARPRVALTFDDGFLDNLEYAVPLLIKYGLKASFFVTTGLLQRDPVALGIFARSFQTASADFMDEAALRELVAAGMTVGAHSHTHRNLKSLTLPEQKEELTRSKHTLEHILQRPVDTLAYPFGVPDKAFDLRTCALAESLGYTLAGTVCWRGVKPLDMPLRIPRITVVDESVAQLEAMVYGALDTIGHLQDRRLERIRALESAALCMGDIATGIGPGMLVV, encoded by the coding sequence ATGGAACCTTATACATTGTCACTGCAAGCCCTACGAAAGTTGCTTTTCGGCGGTTTTGGGCTGCTAAAGCCTTGGTTGTCCGGCCCGCGAAAGGTGGTGCTGGCCTACCATTCGGTGTGCCCCAGCAGGCTTTTTTATAACTTGACCCCTACGGCAGTTTTCGAAGACCACCTGGCCTGGTTGGCGTTCAACTGTGAGGTAGTGGGGTTTGATGAGCTAGCCTTGCCCTATAGCGGAGCTCGTCCGAGGGTGGCCCTGACCTTCGACGATGGCTTTTTGGATAACCTGGAATACGCGGTTCCGTTGTTGATCAAATATGGCCTCAAGGCCAGCTTTTTTGTGACTACGGGCCTTTTGCAACGCGATCCGGTGGCGCTGGGTATTTTTGCCCGCAGCTTTCAGACCGCGTCGGCAGACTTTATGGATGAGGCCGCGCTCAGGGAACTGGTTGCTGCCGGGATGACGGTGGGTGCGCACTCCCATACCCATCGCAACCTTAAAAGCCTTACTCTTCCCGAACAAAAAGAGGAACTGACGCGTAGCAAGCACACCCTCGAGCACATCTTGCAACGCCCGGTGGATACCCTGGCCTATCCCTTTGGCGTACCGGACAAGGCCTTCGACCTACGCACCTGCGCACTGGCCGAGTCGCTGGGCTATACCCTGGCCGGCACGGTGTGCTGGCGGGGGGTCAAACCCCTGGATATGCCCTTACGGATTCCGCGTATAACGGTAGTGGATGAATCGGTGGCGCAGCTCGAGGCTATGGTGTATGGTGCGCTGGATACCATTGGGCATCTACAAGACCGGCGTTTGGAGCGGATACGAGCCTTGGAATCCGCGGCTTTGTGCATGGGCGATATTGCCACAGGCATCGGCCCGGGTATGCTTGTGGTATAA
- a CDS encoding glycosyltransferase family 4 protein: MAPIRVLIVHNFYQQPGGEDQVFKAEKTMLQEAGVEVIEHTAHNDGLNQMGPLKLAQVTLWNREAYRQMRALAAQHKPHVAHIHNTFPLLSPAVYHALKAEGVPIVQTLHNYRLLCLGATLLREGRECVECLGKSIPWPGVWHACYRNHAASSVVASMLVLHRLLGTWAHKVDRFIVLTEYERSVFAKGGLEANKITLKPNFVHPDPGAGTGQGGYALFVGRLSPEKGIDVLLEAWKGLDFPLKIAGDGPLGPQVAAAVQSLPQVEWLGRQPREQIFSLMQNAAFLVFPSITYEGFPMTLAEAFATGLPVLASNYGSMSQLVRPAENGLLFEVGNPADLAAQARWLVGHPNELLAMRQKARLEFEQRYSAKQNLHMLLNIYREAAGSRWPALAQ, from the coding sequence ATGGCGCCAATTCGGGTTTTGATTGTGCATAACTTTTACCAGCAGCCGGGGGGCGAGGATCAGGTTTTCAAGGCCGAAAAAACCATGCTGCAAGAGGCCGGGGTGGAGGTCATCGAGCACACGGCCCACAACGATGGCCTGAACCAGATGGGGCCGCTAAAGTTGGCCCAGGTCACCTTGTGGAACCGGGAGGCCTACCGCCAGATGCGGGCTTTGGCCGCGCAACACAAACCCCACGTGGCCCACATCCACAACACCTTCCCCCTGCTTTCTCCGGCTGTCTACCATGCCCTCAAGGCCGAGGGTGTGCCGATTGTGCAGACCCTGCACAACTACCGGCTTTTGTGCTTGGGGGCAACTTTGCTACGTGAAGGACGGGAGTGTGTGGAATGTTTGGGGAAAAGCATCCCTTGGCCGGGGGTATGGCACGCTTGCTACCGTAACCACGCGGCCTCGAGCGTGGTGGCTTCTATGCTGGTGCTGCACCGCTTGCTGGGCACCTGGGCCCACAAAGTAGACCGCTTTATTGTACTCACGGAGTATGAGCGCTCGGTGTTTGCTAAAGGTGGCCTCGAGGCCAACAAAATTACCCTCAAACCAAACTTTGTCCACCCCGATCCGGGAGCCGGAACGGGTCAGGGAGGCTATGCCTTGTTTGTGGGCCGGCTTTCTCCCGAAAAGGGCATCGACGTGCTGCTGGAGGCCTGGAAGGGGCTCGACTTCCCCCTCAAGATTGCCGGTGATGGGCCCCTGGGCCCGCAGGTGGCTGCAGCAGTGCAAAGCCTACCCCAGGTAGAATGGCTGGGCCGCCAGCCACGCGAGCAGATTTTCTCCCTGATGCAGAATGCGGCCTTTTTGGTCTTTCCTTCGATTACCTACGAAGGTTTCCCGATGACCCTGGCCGAGGCCTTCGCTACGGGCCTACCGGTGCTCGCCAGCAACTATGGCTCCATGTCGCAATTGGTGCGTCCGGCGGAAAACGGCTTGTTGTTTGAGGTAGGCAACCCAGCCGACCTGGCTGCGCAAGCCCGTTGGTTGGTCGGCCACCCCAACGAGCTACTGGCCATGCGGCAAAAAGCCCGCCTCGAGTTTGAACAACGCTACTCGGCCAAACAGAACCTACACATGCTGCTCAACATTTACCGCGAAGCAGCAGGGTCTAGATGGCCAGCCTTAGCGCAGTGA
- a CDS encoding queuosine precursor transporter, with product MKSYRYLDLITALFVVVLIVSNIASTKVVLLGPFTFDGGTLLFPLAYIFGDVLTEVYGYKKSRRVIWTGFFLLLLSTLTFGLVNALPTPADEFSQKSAEAFATILGLVPRIVLASLVAYWVGEFANSYILAKLKLATQGRWLALRTIGSTVVGQGLDTAIFLLVAFYGVWDNDLLWTVFVSNYVFKVGVEVLLTPLTYAVVGYLKRAENEDYYDYHTRFNPFSLR from the coding sequence ATGAAAAGCTATCGCTATCTAGACCTGATTACCGCCCTGTTTGTGGTGGTGCTGATCGTCTCCAACATCGCCTCGACCAAAGTGGTGCTCTTAGGGCCCTTCACTTTTGATGGGGGCACGCTTTTGTTTCCCTTGGCCTACATTTTTGGCGATGTGCTGACCGAGGTGTATGGCTACAAAAAAAGCCGCCGGGTGATCTGGACGGGATTCTTCTTATTGCTGCTCTCTACCCTCACCTTCGGCCTGGTCAATGCGTTACCTACGCCTGCGGACGAGTTTAGCCAAAAGTCCGCCGAGGCCTTTGCCACCATCCTGGGGCTGGTGCCGCGCATCGTGCTGGCCAGCCTGGTAGCCTACTGGGTAGGGGAGTTTGCCAATAGCTACATCCTGGCCAAGCTCAAGCTGGCCACCCAGGGGCGCTGGCTGGCCCTGCGCACCATCGGTTCTACGGTGGTGGGCCAGGGTTTGGACACCGCCATTTTTCTATTGGTAGCCTTTTATGGCGTCTGGGACAATGACCTGCTCTGGACGGTGTTCGTATCGAACTATGTCTTTAAGGTAGGCGTGGAGGTGCTCCTCACCCCCCTGACCTACGCCGTGGTGGGCTATTTAAAGCGGGCCGAAAACGAAGACTACTACGACTACCACACCCGCTTCAATCCGTTTTCACTGCGCTAA
- the hpt gene encoding hypoxanthine phosphoribosyltransferase, whose translation MSVFLPGNGKVQLSEAQIAARVRELGAQISRDYRGQEPHLVCVLNGAFIFMADLVRAIDLPLTLDFLAVSSYGNAQKTSGEVELLKDLRMPIANRQVIVVEDIVDTGITLNYLLRMLEARQPASLKIAALLSKPSRRQIEVPIHYLGFEIEDAFVYGYGLDRGQFDRNLPFITSQD comes from the coding sequence GTGAGCGTCTTTCTACCCGGAAACGGCAAAGTACAACTCAGCGAAGCCCAAATCGCCGCTCGAGTGCGCGAACTGGGCGCACAGATAAGTCGTGACTACCGCGGCCAGGAACCCCATCTGGTCTGTGTGCTGAACGGAGCTTTCATCTTCATGGCCGACTTGGTGCGGGCCATCGATCTACCCCTTACCCTAGACTTCCTGGCGGTTTCGTCCTATGGCAACGCCCAGAAAACCAGCGGCGAGGTGGAGCTTTTGAAGGATCTGCGTATGCCCATCGCCAACCGCCAGGTGATTGTGGTGGAGGATATCGTGGACACCGGCATCACCCTCAACTACCTCCTGCGCATGCTGGAAGCCCGCCAGCCCGCCTCGCTCAAGATCGCCGCCTTGCTCTCCAAACCTTCGCGGCGCCAAATCGAGGTTCCCATCCACTACCTGGGCTTTGAAATTGAAGATGCCTTCGTCTACGGCTACGGTCTCGACCGGGGTCAGTTCGACCGCAATCTTCCCTTCATCACCTCTCAGGACTAG
- a CDS encoding pseudouridine synthase: MMGLMRLQQFLARAGIASRRKAEDLIRAGRVTINHQVAGIGAVVQPGDTVRLDGERVRMPQKNVVIALNKPKGYTTTHEDTHAEKLVYELVPKHPGLHSVGRLDKDTEGLLLLSTDGHLTQFLSHPRNQVPKLYRAWCKNGKVSKEACLQLVQGVMLGDGPARALEARPVKDGVKLVLTEGRKREVRRMLGKVGYPVERLVRLAIGPIELGDLEPGQWRYLTPEEIKLLYTSTGLRKPAPDQHQKPPKAVRRVTPVTKASPKQRTAKPKAAHPPANVRAQKSSVESSSERLSTRKRQSTTQRSPNRRSSARTGRTDKS, translated from the coding sequence ATGATGGGACTTATGCGCTTACAGCAGTTTTTAGCCCGTGCCGGAATTGCCAGCCGTCGCAAAGCCGAGGATCTAATACGGGCAGGGAGGGTTACCATCAACCATCAGGTGGCCGGCATCGGCGCGGTGGTACAGCCCGGCGACACGGTGCGGCTGGATGGTGAGCGAGTACGAATGCCCCAAAAAAATGTGGTCATCGCACTAAACAAACCCAAGGGCTACACCACCACCCACGAGGATACCCACGCCGAAAAGCTGGTCTATGAACTAGTGCCCAAGCATCCCGGCCTGCACTCGGTAGGGCGACTGGACAAGGACACCGAAGGATTGCTACTACTAAGCACCGACGGCCACCTTACGCAGTTCCTCAGCCACCCCCGCAACCAGGTGCCCAAGCTCTACCGGGCCTGGTGCAAAAACGGCAAAGTTAGCAAGGAGGCCTGCTTGCAACTGGTGCAGGGGGTAATGCTGGGGGATGGGCCGGCGAGGGCCCTCGAGGCCCGGCCGGTCAAGGATGGGGTCAAGCTGGTACTGACCGAAGGGCGCAAACGCGAGGTGCGCCGGATGCTGGGCAAGGTGGGGTATCCGGTCGAGCGGCTGGTGCGGCTGGCCATAGGGCCCATCGAGCTAGGCGACCTCGAGCCTGGCCAGTGGCGCTACCTGACCCCAGAGGAAATCAAGCTACTGTATACCAGCACCGGACTGCGCAAACCGGCCCCGGATCAGCATCAGAAGCCCCCCAAGGCAGTCCGCCGTGTCACCCCCGTTACCAAGGCCAGTCCCAAACAACGCACAGCTAAGCCCAAAGCGGCACACCCCCCGGCCAATGTACGAGCCCAAAAGAGTAGCGTAGAATCGAGCAGTGAGCGTCTTTCTACCCGGAAACGGCAAAGTACAACTCAGCGAAGCCCAAATCGCCGCTCGAGTGCGCGAACTGGGCGCACAGATAAGTCGTGA
- a CDS encoding DegT/DnrJ/EryC1/StrS aminotransferase family protein: MRSNFLPFSPPLIGEEEIDEVVDTLRSDWITTGPKTKRFEAEFARRFQAPAALALNSCTAALHTALMGLGIGPGDEVITTTLTFAASVNVIEHVGARPVLVDVEPDTLNIDPAGVERAITPKTKAILVVHYAGHPVDLEAIRALAEPRGIAIIEDAAHAVAARYKGRPIGSGNNPTAFSFYATKNLTTAEGGMLTGEPEFVERCRVLSLHGMNRDAWKRYGQGGSWYYEVVAPGFKYNMTDLQAALGLVQLRKLEVMQQRRCQIVAAYQAAFGPLEAFQTPVARPEVDHAWHLYVLRLWPKRLGMERDRFIEELKSRNIGTSVHFIPIHLHPYYRDKYGYQPHDFPVALDNFQRMVSLPLSPRMTDQDTADVIEAVLELASLRA, encoded by the coding sequence ATGCGCTCCAATTTTTTGCCATTTTCGCCTCCATTGATCGGCGAAGAAGAAATTGACGAGGTTGTGGATACCCTGCGCTCCGACTGGATTACCACCGGGCCCAAAACCAAGCGCTTTGAAGCCGAGTTCGCCCGGCGCTTTCAGGCCCCCGCTGCGCTGGCCCTGAACTCTTGTACGGCTGCTTTGCACACGGCTTTGATGGGGCTAGGGATTGGCCCCGGTGACGAGGTTATTACCACCACCCTTACCTTCGCAGCCTCGGTAAACGTGATTGAGCATGTGGGGGCCCGCCCGGTACTGGTGGATGTGGAGCCCGATACCCTCAATATAGACCCAGCCGGTGTGGAGCGGGCTATTACCCCCAAGACCAAAGCCATCCTGGTGGTGCACTATGCCGGGCATCCGGTAGACCTCGAGGCCATCCGGGCCCTGGCCGAACCCCGGGGCATTGCCATTATCGAAGATGCGGCCCACGCCGTGGCAGCCCGCTACAAGGGGCGGCCCATCGGTTCGGGCAACAACCCGACTGCGTTTAGTTTCTACGCCACCAAAAACCTCACCACTGCCGAAGGGGGGATGCTGACCGGCGAGCCCGAGTTCGTGGAGCGCTGCCGGGTGCTCTCGCTGCATGGAATGAACCGTGACGCCTGGAAGCGGTATGGGCAGGGTGGGAGCTGGTACTACGAGGTGGTGGCGCCGGGCTTTAAGTACAACATGACCGACCTACAAGCGGCTTTGGGCTTGGTTCAACTGCGCAAGCTCGAGGTCATGCAGCAGCGTCGTTGCCAGATTGTGGCCGCCTATCAGGCAGCTTTTGGCCCACTGGAGGCCTTTCAGACCCCGGTGGCCCGCCCCGAGGTAGACCATGCTTGGCACCTGTATGTGCTGCGCTTGTGGCCTAAACGCTTGGGTATGGAGCGCGACCGTTTCATCGAAGAGCTAAAATCCCGCAACATCGGGACTTCGGTACACTTCATCCCCATTCATCTGCACCCTTACTACCGCGACAAGTACGGTTACCAACCCCACGACTTTCCGGTGGCGCTCGACAACTTCCAAAGAATGGTCAGCCTTCCGCTTAGCCCGCGCATGACCGACCAGGACACCGCCGACGTTATAGAAGCGGTGCTCGAGCTAGCGTCTTTGCGGGCCTGA
- a CDS encoding enoyl-CoA hydratase/isomerase family protein has translation MDWQQTYQRLKFDRPSEGVLEVVLSNPGRLNAADHPMHRELAYVWRDIDADETIGAVLVRGEGGAFSSGGDFEMIEAMIQDYETLLRVWKEARDLVYGVVNCSKPIVAAIEGPAVGAGLAVALLADISVAGKTARIVDGHVRLGVAAGDHSVMVWPLLCGLSKAKYYLLLNEPLSGEEAERIGLVSRCVEDQEVYAEALKIAQKLTQGSPTAIRFTKYALNNWLRMMGPNFDTSLALEFMGFLGPDAREGLASLREKRKPRFQKSSPL, from the coding sequence ATGGACTGGCAACAAACCTACCAGCGTTTGAAGTTCGATAGACCCAGCGAGGGCGTCCTGGAAGTCGTTCTTTCCAACCCCGGCCGCCTCAATGCCGCCGACCACCCCATGCACCGGGAGCTGGCCTATGTCTGGCGGGATATCGATGCCGATGAAACCATCGGGGCGGTGCTGGTACGGGGCGAGGGCGGGGCTTTTAGCAGCGGCGGCGACTTCGAGATGATCGAGGCCATGATCCAGGACTACGAGACCCTGCTGCGGGTCTGGAAGGAAGCCCGCGACCTGGTGTACGGCGTGGTGAACTGCTCGAAGCCCATTGTGGCCGCCATCGAGGGCCCGGCGGTGGGGGCCGGGTTGGCCGTGGCGCTGCTGGCGGACATCAGCGTGGCTGGCAAAACCGCCCGTATCGTGGATGGGCACGTGCGGCTGGGGGTAGCGGCGGGCGACCACTCGGTGATGGTCTGGCCGTTGCTCTGTGGGCTGAGCAAGGCCAAGTATTATCTCCTGCTAAACGAGCCGCTTTCGGGCGAAGAAGCCGAGCGCATCGGGCTGGTGTCTCGGTGTGTGGAAGACCAGGAGGTCTATGCCGAAGCCCTCAAAATTGCGCAAAAACTAACCCAGGGCTCCCCGACTGCCATCCGCTTCACCAAGTACGCCCTCAACAACTGGTTGCGCATGATGGGGCCCAACTTCGACACCTCGCTGGCGCTGGAGTTTATGGGCTTTTTGGGCCCCGATGCCAGAGAAGGGCTGGCTTCTCTGCGCGAAAAACGCAAGCCCCGCTTCCAGAAGAGCTCCCCTTTATAG